The following proteins are co-located in the Vigna angularis cultivar LongXiaoDou No.4 chromosome 2, ASM1680809v1, whole genome shotgun sequence genome:
- the LOC108322514 gene encoding LOW QUALITY PROTEIN: acetyl-CoA acetyltransferase, cytosolic 1 (The sequence of the model RefSeq protein was modified relative to this genomic sequence to represent the inferred CDS: inserted 1 base in 1 codon), producing the protein MVPAAAASSDYIKPQDVCIVGVARTPMGGFLGTLSSLSATKLGSIAIEAALKRANVDPSLVEEVIFGNVLSANLGQAPARQAALGAGIPNSVVCTTVNKVCASGMKATMLAAQSIQLGTNDVVVAGGMESMSNVPKYLAEARKGSRLGHDSLVDGMLKDGLWDVYKDVGMGVCAELCADNHAFTRDDQDNYAIQSFERGIAAQDSGAFKWEIVPVEVSGERGKPSTVVDRDEGIGKFDAAKLRKLRPSFKETGGSVTAGNASSISDGAAALVLVSGEKALKLGLQVIAKITGFADAAQEPELFTTAPSLXIPKAISNAGLEASQIDFYEINEAFAVVALANQKLLGLNSEKVIVRGGAVALGHPLGCSGARILVTLLGVLKQKNGKYGVSGICNGGGGASALVVELL; encoded by the exons ATGGTGCCAGCAGCTGCAGCTTCTTCAGATTACATAAAACCCCAAG ATGTTTGCATTGTTGGTGTTGCACGTACGCCGATGGGTGGATTTCTTGGTACTCTGTCATCTCTATCTGCCACTAAGCTAGGCTCTATAGCCATTGAAG CTGCTCTTAAAAGGGCTAATGTTGATCCATCCCTTGTGGAAGAAGTAATTTTCGGAAATGTTCTTAGTGCTAATTTGGGGCAAGCTCCTGCAAGACAAGCTGCTCTCGGAGCAGGAATACCCAATTCAGTAGTCTGCACTACTGTTAACAAAGTTTGTGCATCAGGAATGAAAG CAACAATGCTTGCAGCCCAGAGTATTCAATTAGGCACAAATGATGTTGTTGTGGCTGGTGGTATGGAAAGTATGTCTAATGTACCTAAGTACCTGGCTGAAGCAAG GAAAGGATCGCGCCTCGGGCATGATTCACTTGTTGATGGGATGTTGAAAGATGGGTTATGGGATGTCTATAAGGATGTTGGGATGGGAGTGTGTGCTGAGCTATGTGCAGATAACCATGCATTTACAAGAGATGACCAG GACAACTATGCGATTCAAAGTTTTGAACGTGGAATTGCTGCCCAAGATAGTGGTGCCTTTAAATGGGAAATTGTTCCAGTTGAAGTCTCTGGTGAAAGGGGAAAACCTTCAACAGTTGTTGATAGGGATGAAGGCATAGGAAAG TTTGATGCTGCCAAGTTACGCAAACTTCGTCCAAGTTTCAAGGAGACCGGAGGTTCTGTTACTGCTGGCAATGCTTCTAGCATAAG TGATGGTGCTGCTGCATTAGTTTTGGTGAGTGGAGAGAAAGCACTGAAGCTTGGGCTTCAAGTTATTGCAAAAATCACTGGATTTGCTGACGCTGCTCAG GAACCAGAGTTATTTACGACGGCTCCATCCC GCATTCCCAAAGCCATTTCCAATGCAGGGTTGGAGGCTTCACAAATTGacttttatgaaattaatgaaGCTTTTGCG GTTGTGGCTCTTGCAAACCAAAAACTTCTTGGACTAAATTCG GAAAAAGTAATTGTACGTGGTGGAGCTGTTGCACTGGGTCATCCTCTCGGTTGTAGTGGTGCTCGCATTCTGGTGACGCTTTTGGGG GTATTGAAGCAGAAGAATGGGAAGTACGGAGTCAGTGGCATTTGCAACGGAGGAGGTGGTGCATCTGCCCTTGTTGTTGAGCTTTTGTAA